TATTTGAGAACGTCAACCGCGCGGATTGCAATGGATTTCATTCTTGAAAAGGGAGGAAGTGCTTACTTACCTATCTCATTAGTTGAGCCCTTTATTGCTAGTGGTCAACTGTTTAAAGTAGCGGGTGTTGAGGATTGGTACCGACCTATCTACCTAAGTTACCGTAAAGCGAGCTCTTCGGTCGAAGCGATTGGGCAGGTAGAGAAATTGGTGAAAGACATTGACCCGATCACGGCGTACTCATTACAACAAATGGCGGATTTGCCGATCGATGAATAGACAAAGCCCTCAGTTGAGGGCTTTATGATTAATGAGTTACACCAACTCAGTCAATTGCTTCAGTGCGTCTTCACGTGCTATGGCTGCGGTATCTTCGCCCATGTTAAGTGCTTCAGCGTAGACAAACTCAACATCGGTAATGCCAATGAACCCCAGCATTGTGGTCAGGTAGCTTTCGATCGAGTTGCGTGGAGAATCTTTGTGTAGACCTCCGCGAGTGGTCACAACAATCACTCTCTTGTTCTCGATTAAACCCACAGGGCCAGTCTCGGTGTAAGAGAAGGTCACGCCAGCACGAGCAATCAGATCGAACCAGTTTTTAAGCTGAGTCGGTACCATGAAATTGTACATAGGTGCACCGATGACAAGGGTATCTGCGGCTTTGAGTTCGTCAATCAACTGGTTAGAGAGCTCCAGTATTGCTTTAAGCTCATCTGACAGATCATTACCGTCGCTGCGCAGTGCGGTTGCAACATTCATATCAAGTACCGGTAAAGGCGTTGCGGCCAGATCGCGTTGAATAAGGTTTGATTTGCCTTCAAGAGCCTGATCGATCAATTGGTTTGATTGAGAGTGAGGGCCCAGAATGCTGGATTTAACAACAAGTGTATTGGTCATAATCATGTTTCTCGTCTAGTCAGGCTGGATTCAATCGAGCCCTAGTGTCTGTTGCTATTGAGTTTAGGTTCAAGCACGGCGAGAAAAAATCCACTCTCTTCGAGCGAGACATTCGAAATTTTTGAATGACTGTGTTGCATCGACAAAGCGGATTACTTTGAGGTTTCGTTTAACCAATGTACTCATCACGAGCGGCTTGATCTCGTGGCTAAAGATGATCGCAGAGCGGCTGTGTTTGACTGACACATGCTTCAATCACAGCCTTGAAAACCGTTACTGCTTGCAGAATGCGTTTTATGGGACCGTTAGCTCGCAAACAACCCATTTAGTGTTGGGAAGTTTTTCAGGTTAGGGAAGATCTCGGACAGGGCACTTTCCGATACGCCCAACCAACTTCCGAGTGTGGCAGCGTACTGGTCAACCGACGTCGTTGGGATCAACCGACCGTGTCCCGCATCTTGGCCGTGGCCAAATGTTGGAGGAGGAACCGTACCTAAAATTTGTCTGCCCTGAACGGCGCCACCGACAACAAAATGATGGCCACCCCAGCCATGATCAGTGCCATCATCGTTGACGGCAAGTGTCCGACCAAAATCAGATGCCGTAAACAGCGTGACTTGTTTTTCCAATCCGAGTTCCTGTAAAGCAGCATAGAAAGCAGTGATCGCCTGACTCAATTGTTGTTGCAGTTGGGGTAGGGTTGTTGCTTGATTAGAGTGAGTATCAAATCCACCAAGTCCAACCGAGAACAGTTGCCGAGATACCCCCAATTGATGTCTGGCCGCCATAGTGTTGGCGACACTTTGTAGCTGAGTGCCCAGCTCGGTATCGGTAAAATGAGTACTGAGCTGGATATCTCGCGTGGCGCGGTTGTAGCTTTGGTTGGCATCGAAAGACTGGGTCATTTTGCCGGCCAGATCTTGTTGGATCGGGTTGGCCGAAGTGTAATTGGCAGAGCGAAAATGTTGGATCAAATGCGCTCGCAATTCATCGTCCGTTTCTTCTATCAGCTCGGGTTGTGTTGCTTGACCACCCTCAACCCGATACGGGTAACTTTTGCTGCCAGTGAGCAGTAACTCTCCGGCATCGGTAGAGATGTTATTGAACGGCGTGTTGGGTGTTGAACCTAATTGAATCAGGGCATCACTCATACGTCCTCCCCAGCCAGAGCGGGCACCTTCTGGTGAACCGGACATCCAAGTTGATTGCTGATCATTGTGGGAAAATAGCCTTGCCGGTTGAAGATCAGGAACCTTGGCGAAACGGGTGGCATCAGTCGGCTCGATCAAAGGGCCTACGTTGGCCATGATCGCTGCATTACCTTGCTCATACAAGGCGTGAAGTTCAGACAACTCAGGTGGTAGAGCAAACTGCTGACTGCCTTGGACATTGCTAAGTGGCAGGAGATCGTTTCTCGAACGTCTTGTTGTCGGGCTCATCAAAGCACGACGAATGCTCGCCCAATGGTTATAGTTTTGCTTGTCATATGGGATGACCACATCGTGGTTATCCATGCCGCCGTAGAGGAAAACGCACACTAGGGCTTTGTAGTCGCCTGTTGTATCGGCTTTTGCTACAGAGCTGCTCAGAGATGTTAGCAGGCTGGCGAAGGAAGTCATACAAGGTGTCACTGCGGCTGTAGCCAGACTGCCTTTTAGAAATTTTCTCCGATTCATCATCTATTCTTCCCTATCGTTGAAACAAGTAGTCTGGTGAGGTCATGACCATCAAGATGGCAAGTTGTACGCGCATCAAACGATCTTCTTCCTCTTCCAAGTAGTTAATGGCCGTTGCGATCGAACGTTTGGTCTCGTCCGACAAGCGGTGGCCTGTCAGAAGTAGATCAAGGTGTGAGATCAAGAGGCTAGGCTGGCTAGCAAGCTGATATTCATGAGTGTAATAGGCACGAAAGCTTTGCTTAATTTGCGCCCGACTGACTTGTTTACCTTCCTCTGCCAGTGATGCTTGCTCATCATCAATATCTTCTTCCATTAAGTTATTGAAAATAAAGTGAGTGAGGAAATTAGTGTAACCAGACAAGCTGGATGCATTGATAAGCTGCATTTCCGGCGCAGTGAGACCCATTTCCGCACTCTTACTGCCCGGAGGCACGTACCCTGGGCGGAAAAAATTGAACACAGAAGGTGATCGATACGGATGCTGTGAGAGGGCCTCAACGCCTTCCGTTGACCAGAGGTCGAGTTTAAATTGTGGGGTGACTTGTCTAATCTCAAACGCTCGTGCCCACTGGGTAAACGCCAACAATGGCTCTCTAATTTTTCCGTGATGCAGTGAGACTGGTCGCTGAGCTTCGGTATCAAAAAGCACAGCTGCCAAGGTCGCTTTCAGATCGCCTCGTTGTCGACTACCAACGATTTGTCCATCCGGTAACATGTACCAGCCGGCGTCAAAGGTATCCGCCACACGTTTGACATAGTGGGTTGAAGGATTACTGGTGGTAAAACGTTTAATGAGCTGAGTACTGAAAAAGGGGGCGACATTGGGGTGATGAAAGATATGATCTAGAGCTTGTTGTACCGATTGTTCAGCTGACGTGTTGGCTGCTATGGTATAGCCAAGAAAGCGTTTCTCCTCGCTAGAGTGATATTGACGACGAATGGTCATCGCTTTTGGAGCCGCGTCCATCCATGCTTCAAAGCGCTCTTCTTCGTCAAAGTGAGAAGGGACATTGAGATCAAAGCCGGTAAACACCTTGGCTAAACCCGTAATATCCTGATTACTGTAGGCTTCTATCGCTTTCCCCTGATGGTTGAGCTTTTCGCTACCATCTTGATTGAGAAGCGTGACGCCAATCGTGAACAATTGCAGTAGCTCTCGGGCATAGTTTTCATCTGGCATTCGACCTGTTGCCGCATCTGCTTTCTTGCTGCCCATATAAGTTAAGTAGTAACCCATGGTTGCAGAATAGGTGATGTCACTCAGCAACTGGCGATAATTGCCAAAGGCATGTTTGATCAATAAATCTTCATAGCTTGCAATGGCTGTCGGAGTTTCTGCCAGTACTTCCCCACCTTTTGTTGAAACGACAAAAATTTCGGACAGTGCAAAGGCCATTCTCTGGCGAAGCTGATCATCCGCCGTGATCGCGTTGGTCCAGAAGCCGAAGGTGGGTGATTCCAAAACGAAAGCATTGAGTTCTTCACCATGATCAGCATGAGCAATCGCCAGTTGAACGTGAGGCATCAAATAGCTAGGCTGAGTATTGAGTTGATTGATGAACCACTGCGATTGGCTTTCCTTGCATAACGCGTTGATATCTTGGCGCTTTGCACCAAACGTTACTTGATTTAAAAAACGCACTGATTGAGAAATTTGATCGGTTTGACATTGCCAATAGGCTTGATTTTGATGCGCAGACGATGTGATTGAGCTTGAAGCCTGTTCACCTTGCGCGCTATGGCTGGTTGCGGTGAATAAAGCGCTAATCATTATTAACGTCGAGAGTGGGTAAAGCTTCGACACGAGCGAATACTCCTTTCCATGAGGCAGGAAAGGAGTATAAGTATCTGGCTTATGACTTTGGTTTACATATCTCAGGCTCTAACCATACAAATTTGTATGGTTGGTTGAAAACTGGATGTTAAACACTGTCCCTGGCGTGTCAGGCAATAGAGTGATGGAGGCACCATGAAGATGAGCGATACTTTGCACCAAACTTAGCCCCAACCCATTGCTGGCTTCGCTGCGACTGAGATCAGCGGTATAAAAGCGTTCAAAGATCCGCTGTCTGTGTTGATCAGCGATGCCCGGGCCGTTGTCACCTAACTGGAGGACCACGCCCGATTCTGAAGGTTGAAGGTGTATCCAGACTTGCCCGTTGTCTTTGCTGTACTTTAGGTTGTTTTCAAACAAATTGATGATCATCTGGTTGAGTAATTCTGCATCACCCGAAACGCGGATTGCGGGCACAATGGCACTGGTGAGTTGTAGATGATGATCCTCAAAAACTGGTTGATAACTGTCGACGAGATTTTCAATCAACTCAGAAAGGTTGATATCGGTAAAATGAGATTTGCGCTTGCCCGATTCAATCTCGCTCAGGCGGAGTAAGCTGTTAAAGGTTTTTAACATAGCCGCAACTTGCGATTGGGCTTTTTCTATGTGTTGTTCAGCCCCGTCACTGTCCATCTGCATCAGCTGTAATTGATTCGCGAGTCGAGTCAGTGGCGTTTTTAAATCATGTGCGATACCGACCGTAACGTCTTCGATATTGGTGTTGAGGTGCTCTATCCTCTCCAGCATTTGATTAATGTTTTCAGACAAACGATCGAATTCATCAGTACTTGTGGAGACAGGCAACCGCTCAGTGTGATGGGTGCTGCTAATGGTCTCCAGATTGTCTGAGAGATCATCAAGGCGTTGGTAGACTTTTCGACTGAGTAGATAAGCGATCAATACGGATAATGGCAACGCCGTCACACAGACCCAAATCAACCCATTAGACATGGTTTCGAGAATCGATCGGTAATCTAAGCTGGTGCTGGTTCCGACCACCAGAACAAAATCACTGTTGAGCTTGTGTTGCAGTGTTCTGATCTCATACACCGCGTCAATGAGCTCGCCTTCTTCATCAAAGTGAGAAACGTCGAAAGTGTACCAGTGCCATCCAAAGGGCGACTCGCTCAGTGGTGTTAAGCCATAATCTTCACCGTGTGCTCTAAGATAAACCACGTACTGACTTCGTTGCATTCTCTCATGCCAAAACTCTGGGTCATTGAGATCGTCGAAATCCGCATCAAGCTCTTCAATCAGCCAGTCCAGGCCATTTTCTGTCGTTTCTTCTACCAACCATTGATAGGTATCGCTCTGCTCTTGCTTATCCAATTGGTTGGTATTGTATAAAAATGAGCCGCCGATAATACCCAATAGGATCAGCGCTGAAACAAAGAACAGTGCAGAAGAAGTGAGTGTGTATCTGAAAACAGAGGAACGCCAAATGTTGGCAACCGCAGGCTTAGAACGAGAGGACATAGCCAGCCCCGCGCACCGTTTTTATTAGTTCCGTATTGAAGGCTTTATCGACTTTGTGTCTTAGACGGCTAACATGGGTCTGGACCAAACTGGTATTGGGGTCAAACTGAAAGCCCCAAACTTGTTCCAGCAACATAGTTCGAGTGACCAACTCACCTTGATTGACCATCAGCAATTCCAGAATCTGGTACTCGCGTGGCAGAAGATCGAGTTCTTGACCTGAATGACTCACTTTGCGGCTGATTTTATCCAGCGTGAGAGGGCCAGCGGTTAGCTGAGTAGAGGTTGGGTTGACGGGCTGGCGGCGTGCTAATGCTTTGACGCGAGCATTTAACTCTTCGAAGGCAAATGGTTTGACCATGTAGTCATCTGCGCCCGCTTCAAGGCCTGCAACGCGATCACCAATACTGTCTTTGGCAGTAAGGATAAGAATCGGAGAATGCACCTGGCTTTGTCTGAGTACGCGTATGGCGTCAATGCCATCCATGCTAGGCAGCATGCGGTCAAAAATGATGACATCGAAAGACTCGCTCGCGGCGCGAACGAGTCCGGTTTTCGCATCAGGTTCGTGACAAAGAGAGTGGCCTTGTTCTGTTAAGCCTTTATGTATGAACTCAGCAATCTCTGGGTCATCTTCAACCAGCAGCAATTTCATGTGTTTTGTATTCCTTCAATGCACTGTTTACATAAATTGAATCAATGAATGAAGGTTGCGTCCACTTATTTGTGTGATTGAAGGAGCGTTCCTGAAGTGACATTACATATTACAAGTCCATCAGGCTTTCAA
This DNA window, taken from Vibrio neptunius, encodes the following:
- a CDS encoding response regulator transcription factor → MKLLLVEDDPEIAEFIHKGLTEQGHSLCHEPDAKTGLVRAASESFDVIIFDRMLPSMDGIDAIRVLRQSQVHSPILILTAKDSIGDRVAGLEAGADDYMVKPFAFEELNARVKALARRQPVNPTSTQLTAGPLTLDKISRKVSHSGQELDLLPREYQILELLMVNQGELVTRTMLLEQVWGFQFDPNTSLVQTHVSRLRHKVDKAFNTELIKTVRGAGYVLSF
- a CDS encoding FMN-dependent NADH-azoreductase codes for the protein MTNTLVVKSSILGPHSQSNQLIDQALEGKSNLIQRDLAATPLPVLDMNVATALRSDGNDLSDELKAILELSNQLIDELKAADTLVIGAPMYNFMVPTQLKNWFDLIARAGVTFSYTETGPVGLIENKRVIVVTTRGGLHKDSPRNSIESYLTTMLGFIGITDVEFVYAEALNMGEDTAAIAREDALKQLTELV
- a CDS encoding DUF1501 domain-containing protein, which codes for MMNRRKFLKGSLATAAVTPCMTSFASLLTSLSSSVAKADTTGDYKALVCVFLYGGMDNHDVVIPYDKQNYNHWASIRRALMSPTTRRSRNDLLPLSNVQGSQQFALPPELSELHALYEQGNAAIMANVGPLIEPTDATRFAKVPDLQPARLFSHNDQQSTWMSGSPEGARSGWGGRMSDALIQLGSTPNTPFNNISTDAGELLLTGSKSYPYRVEGGQATQPELIEETDDELRAHLIQHFRSANYTSANPIQQDLAGKMTQSFDANQSYNRATRDIQLSTHFTDTELGTQLQSVANTMAARHQLGVSRQLFSVGLGGFDTHSNQATTLPQLQQQLSQAITAFYAALQELGLEKQVTLFTASDFGRTLAVNDDGTDHGWGGHHFVVGGAVQGRQILGTVPPPTFGHGQDAGHGRLIPTTSVDQYAATLGSWLGVSESALSEIFPNLKNFPTLNGLFAS
- a CDS encoding DUF1800 domain-containing protein; protein product: MSKLYPLSTLIMISALFTATSHSAQGEQASSSITSSAHQNQAYWQCQTDQISQSVRFLNQVTFGAKRQDINALCKESQSQWFINQLNTQPSYLMPHVQLAIAHADHGEELNAFVLESPTFGFWTNAITADDQLRQRMAFALSEIFVVSTKGGEVLAETPTAIASYEDLLIKHAFGNYRQLLSDITYSATMGYYLTYMGSKKADAATGRMPDENYARELLQLFTIGVTLLNQDGSEKLNHQGKAIEAYSNQDITGLAKVFTGFDLNVPSHFDEEERFEAWMDAAPKAMTIRRQYHSSEEKRFLGYTIAANTSAEQSVQQALDHIFHHPNVAPFFSTQLIKRFTTSNPSTHYVKRVADTFDAGWYMLPDGQIVGSRQRGDLKATLAAVLFDTEAQRPVSLHHGKIREPLLAFTQWARAFEIRQVTPQFKLDLWSTEGVEALSQHPYRSPSVFNFFRPGYVPPGSKSAEMGLTAPEMQLINASSLSGYTNFLTHFIFNNLMEEDIDDEQASLAEEGKQVSRAQIKQSFRAYYTHEYQLASQPSLLISHLDLLLTGHRLSDETKRSIATAINYLEEEEDRLMRVQLAILMVMTSPDYLFQR
- a CDS encoding HAMP domain-containing histidine kinase — its product is MSSRSKPAVANIWRSSVFRYTLTSSALFFVSALILLGIIGGSFLYNTNQLDKQEQSDTYQWLVEETTENGLDWLIEELDADFDDLNDPEFWHERMQRSQYVVYLRAHGEDYGLTPLSESPFGWHWYTFDVSHFDEEGELIDAVYEIRTLQHKLNSDFVLVVGTSTSLDYRSILETMSNGLIWVCVTALPLSVLIAYLLSRKVYQRLDDLSDNLETISSTHHTERLPVSTSTDEFDRLSENINQMLERIEHLNTNIEDVTVGIAHDLKTPLTRLANQLQLMQMDSDGAEQHIEKAQSQVAAMLKTFNSLLRLSEIESGKRKSHFTDINLSELIENLVDSYQPVFEDHHLQLTSAIVPAIRVSGDAELLNQMIINLFENNLKYSKDNGQVWIHLQPSESGVVLQLGDNGPGIADQHRQRIFERFYTADLSRSEASNGLGLSLVQSIAHLHGASITLLPDTPGTVFNIQFSTNHTNLYG